The stretch of DNA acttggtaaataaatatataacattattttgtactataactttgatatttaattacaagatattgtaaaaataagataatggacaatgtaatgaatattaattgataaatttgaatgtaaagaatctttgcatgagagaaaataaagacaatataactaataaattatttatcttatttaatttaattttttgataaaatacttttttcaaatataggtattgtagacacataattctaaattaaagaaatacatatgtatcattttttgttgtagctactaatttatttaatttaataagagtaaatagagtgagaaacttaattatgtcaaatttgattgagatgtggttcgaacctaagatctttcttatagaaattaatgggtaagttaaaagttaacggaatattaacggagaagagaatatttaacggaaaacttaacggataatcataaaagtaaggttaaattaggtaatctctattaataatattaatttgaattattttaaccatttatttgattaaataattcatctgaaccatccatttgattaaataatttgaccgtcattttttctacccattttaagcataattctctttgactcttattagtatagtagatatataatactttaaaatcAAAGTGTAGGAATTtaagaagaaaatatatagtcATTTTCGGCGTAGAGAGTGGGGGGCCACATGATTTTTTGCCGTTTACACGAGTAGATCACCACTCATGCTGGCCCTTGGGCGCTGGCTCCAGCCAGAGGGATCTTTTTGCAGACTGGACAAATGCCTACTGGCCTATCACTGAGCCCTCTTTGGAGCCATTCAAGTGCCaacttttacattttcttttttgtttttggaaacAACTTTTACATTTTCATTACCCTAATTTTCCAAACCAAAGTCCTAATCACTTTGTAATATCCCTGGTGGAATTCCACGTGGCGTCCCCTGGTTAGCTGCCTCCCCAAATCCCACGTGGAGTAGGGGTGTGGTCACGTGGCCTCCCCTGTACTTTCTGGGCTATGGGCCATGGCTGCTAATGGCCAGGAGGTTTATGCTTTATGCAGTGTGTGTGAGAGTAGCTTTCTAAATCTTAGgacttttttttgaagaatttgTATTGTTCAAATGGCTAGCTAGATAGATCTCCTATCAAatcacaaatcatatcatatcttAGCTCTTATCCTCCCTCCCAAAATTCTCTACCTCTTTGCTACATGCACACATTTGATCATATTCCCCACAACCCGCACTTTCATAAGATATGGTGAATAACtattttcaacaaaaatcatacatatatatacaatgacTTCTTGGTTTGTCATTTTGTATTGTAtatgctttttttctttttcagtaTAGTGAAAATAACAAATCAATTAAGAAAACTGCACATCGCACTATTAAAACACTATACACCATCCAGTGATGATAAACTCAGAATACAAAGGCCAATCTTGCAACTTGGACCTGTCGAAGTAATTTAACCTCTTTCAAATTTGCCCTGAAATTAATGCGTAGGGCATGTTTCTCGTATCAAAAAGTCATGAGTCCACTTTttgccaatatatataaaataacaatattaGTAAAAAGTAAAGACACACACAAGTTTTCACAAGTAATACTTATAGAACTCACAAAGTGCATATTAACACTAGATGAAAAACATAAAAAGTTGCCACACCTACCCATGTATGCAATTGCATACATCAATAGCTGCCTAAAGGTGAATTTGAATAAACTTTTACCTTGAATATGATTTATACACTATATTATTACCTAAACTCATTAAATTATTGTGCATAATAAGTCACATGATGTGATACTTATCTAGATTTTATGAGATTTTAcgaattttctttaataaaagaTCGAATAAGTGACACATGAAGAGATGATCGAATATATTAACTTTATAAGATTCGTTAATCaagatatttattatttataacaaaagtatatatatacttaaagtcataacaacaacaaataataaagcGTGAATTGAACCAACGGTCCAAAATGCGTACGTACAGATATAATTAAGATGTAAAAAGATTCTTGtccaccctatatatatataataagagtGTGTTTCTAGACAGGCATTGAAGAGCAAAGATAGTTCGAGAAATGGGTTTTAACCTAACCTCTATATAGAGGGATATATAAGGAGATGAGATCTAGATAGAGAGTGACAAGAAACCCAAAATGTTTCTTTATCTGCATTTGCACCTGCACCTACATACACTACTGCAACTCTTCcattcatacatacatacattctgtgtggtgaaggagaagaagatgaagatagGTGCGGGAGCAAATGCAGATGAATATCACTTTGGATAAAGTTCAGACTTCCATCCTAAATCACTGTTCATCTTCCTCAAAACTCACCAGACAACACATCCGGCCGGTACGTACAAGCTAAGGATGTCTGTAGTTTTGTCTTCATTTGTCTTTGTCTACGTGTTAGTAATtattgtttgataaaattaatgatgTTTTTTTCCCTATAAATTATACATAGCTACATAAGCCTGCCTGAAGGTTAATTTTCAAGATTTATTTTCCATTCACTCAATAAGTTACAACGGTTCGATTCATGGGTTTTGAACTCTACTATcagatttaaatttaattacgttatttgatttattatttttttgtgtattgAAATGAGATTCAAATTATGAAGGAATGAAAATTATGAAATTCtacttttatttcttgtaatggaaatgaagaattggaaaatatatatatatatatattactttcaaTTTTCAAGTCTTACacatacatattattttaattctgaCTCCGATTTCATTCACCACCAAATAAAGAATCTACTTTTGCTAAACTTCATTTCAATTACtgaatatgaatttaattttaattttaattctaattttgatACTCCAATCGAGCTCCTCCTTAGTTCATCCGAATAGCAGTTTAATCTCAAGATATATATAACTCCACATGATTGTAAGTATATTTTTTCTACATACCTTAAAGATTATTACATCTGGAACTTGGTCATTTTCTGGGCAATCCTTTTGATTCTTGGCAATGACTTCACAACCTAAGAAACATGAATAGTGGCAGAATCAAGatttgaagaaaggaagataaatctatatataaattttataataattgataaatCTATATACCATCAGGTCAATGGTATGTACGTTAAcgtttttataataattgatgaGTCACATCAATTTCTATCAACTCTATATATAaatcttaaaaaatattcaatctaacatttttttttcttaaatagttaaattcgataagaaaatatatattgtactaaaaatatGGAAATTTATTACTGTATATAATAGTACTTTATactacaaatttatatataaatttgtttattctatttattaaaaGAACCATAATTGAGTCCATACTGTCTTGtgggttttgtttgtttgtttgtttgtttttttttcctttttttccttttttttttttttactttttattatttttttggaagtATTTGAAAGCTACACATAATTAGAGACAATAGTTATTGGGTGGACCATggcacacaactatgtggattACGATCAGAAAATGACGtcattttatgtaatttttttcaagCGACCCActgcaacatacatttttataactcataatgtacattattctaaagcataacatatattattctaacgcataaagtatattatcttaccccaaaagTTTCGTTATTCTGACacacaatgtacattattctaacatataaagtatcttattctaacacataatatacattattctaacacattattttaactcataaaattcaacaatgtTATTTTGGATagtggtccacatagctgtgcgGACCAATAATTTTCACATTTAACATTTCTTAacactaaatttttattttaatatttacacACAAACAaaagttactccgtatttattgtATAGATTTAGAATACACATAACCTGGTGGTGTGATTGAGTAGAAGAGACTCATTCGTCCTTTACCAAATGTCCAAATATCAATGGATTGATTTgggttaccaaaaaaaaaaaagtgaatacaTACATAATTTTCATTCTATTATTTCTATATGCATATACTATAATCATTACTTTATTATGTTAATGAATTGATTTTTGTagaaaatgaattgatttttgtttttttttttaaatacagctataaaaatagaataaaaataatgaaagaaggaattaattttaaattatataaattaattggaTTTTGTTGAAACAACTCAAACAAGTTTTACTAGATAATACTCCGTACCAATTATgactttctattttttaaaaataatatttttacatatgaTAATTTAGGGGAAAATAACACTTTTGGCcttaaattattttacttttcaaaatttGGTTCCTGTTAATTGATTTAAACATATTTAACCCTTAATTGTACATTATGTTATACTTTCAGTTCGTggtattatataattatcaaactccGTTAGCAAACTATTTTTATGAGGTCATTTTTGTCATTAAAGAATCAATATCCATGGTTAAAGTTTCACTCTATCCTTGCGAACGTCATCTTTTATAACCAtgaatattgcttttaattaaatgataaaaataacccCATACGTTAATggtgtttaacaattatataacactagagaccaaaaatacaatatcatGAACAATTAAGGagctaaatttgtttaaattaatttatattgactaaattttcaaaaatgaaataattcaaAGATCAAGAGTGTGGTTTTTCCATATTTTATCAGTTCCTATAATACGAATGATAAATCCTGCTAATAAATAACCAAAATAccaccacccaaaaaaaaaaaaaaaagaatcaaaaaaaaatttgatatatagtttatatatattcaataacaGCCACacttaaaaaattttgtttgatACTAACAATTTAATACATACATAGGCCGTATACAAAcatttaggccctgtttggtaaatggttgttggctgtttgggtttgaatgaatgatttgttgataatattgactaattatataaaattgtttgataaattagctgttagctgatagctgtttggtataattttttttctcaaaaagctaattgaaaatgctactttgagtagccttttgaattttaacattttggagttacaaaaagcttattaaccaaacaattaatagtggtcaaataagccaaaattgactgataggctgattatttaccaaacagggtgtTAGACATATAGGCTAGTTGATGCACATCTCATGATTTACCTCCTCCACCAGAACAGTAACAATAAAGGACTCTTAAGTTTAATGTTCAAACTTATACATACCTAGTTCACAAAATCCATTGCAACTTAAAATTATGggacatattttattatttgttagtgtACGTACTAATTTAATAAagtttataatgataattatcaTGATTATCAATTATCACAATATATGTTTTTGTAACTTAGACTTGAACGTACTAATGGTTCAAAATAATTTGAGTTAACCATTGTTTCgtgaattaaattgtataaaattGAAGTAAATAGTATATAGCAAGTATATTTGTACTTTTAAATCttgtatcatcatcatcattcattAGTACAAAACTGCTCATCCCCGACCTTTATACAAGAGTTGCGTATCCTAAGGTCTTAGAAAGCTTGAGCTTTTCGTGGCCCTTGTTGTTGAGACATGAAAAGTTGATAATCTGCGGCTCTAACAACTAAGCAGGGAAACTATAACAAAACCCAAAAGAGAGCATAAATGAATGTATGTACCCCGAACAGATGTTGGCTGAACCCTGGAGCTTAACTCATCTCCTTAGGAACCAGATCTACAGCCGTTCAAATCGAGATTTTGCTTCCATTCAACGTGCGCGTAGACGCCATTTGCTGCCTTCCACCGCCGATGACTTATGATGTTGCTGTAAAACGTTGCCACAAGGGAGCAATACAGAGAGAAGGAAGAAGATGGGAGGGAAATAAAATAACGTTTAAAAGGAAAGAATTAAGGTTTCTGTTATTTATAATAGGTAAGTCGTGTAtgtataaatttgtatatatttatcaTATTGTTACATATGATGTACcggagagagaaaaaatataaagataAAAATGCACTCAAGGGATGCATgttgaaaaaagtaaaaacgCACCCCACAATGTTGTTTTTCCTCTCAATTTCTAACACAATGTGTCACATTTTTGTATTCTAAAAATACCCCAATCACCGAAATCAACCCCGGAGCAGTCCTCCCTCTTTGGTCAGAGTACCTCTTAGCCGATAGGTTTACCTTTATTTTGTTGAATTTGAATGTGTCAATTGTTATATcacggaccatggtccacaaagcttTGTAAATAAAGAAACGGCTGTCGTCACATCTTAACGGAGCTCCATAAATGAAACTAcatttcatctcaaatgatattgcctcacatttgtttttatattattaaatgaaactatcgttatatcaaaatgaaactatggtataattgtgttgaaagaaaactgcagtgtatattaaatgaaactgaataactgtttcacatatttgagtgtatattatccaatgaaactatagttatatcgaaaagaaaatgtagttgtgttgaaaggaaactgcagtgtatataaaatgaactgaataacagtttcacatatttgagtgtatattgtccaatgaagctgtagttatattgaaatgatattgtggttgtgttgtaatgaaactatagcgtatataaaatgaaactgaataacattttcatatatttgagtgtataacgtcaaatgaaactgtagttatattgaaaagaaactgtagttgtgttgaaaagaaactacagtgtatataaaaagaAACAGAATATGTTATACATACAGAGTTACTTTTTGCGGAACGGTGTGGAACATGTgtcatttcttttcattaatcaaagtgGTGCCTTTTTGATGCATGGACTACCATGCActatggaccgcggtccaccctccacagtaaaatttgcgactGCGAGCAAGAAACAACAAACAATAGAACATATACAAATTTGCTCTAAAATGCTCCaccttattttattatagaaaaaagtgtcaaattagcccctAAGTATAGTGAATAGTGCAATTGAGCCTCCCAAGtaaaaaaaactccattaaaACCCCCTAAATcggcaaaaaagtgcaattgattCCTAAATAAATTGTTTAGCATGTTACTACTCCTTCAATTGAAATTAAGTGCAAAACTTTGTACACATTTAGTCCTGCTATCGAattaaagtattttaaaaataattttaataatttttaaatatttaaaaaaaaaagaaaaaaaaaagaagcaaaagtcGGCAATCCTCAGTCGGactcaattacatttttttgcAAGTTTAAAGAACTttaatggaatttttttttacttatagcTCAATTTCACTATCTACTGTATTTGGGGCTAATTTGAtactttttcctttattatatcactataataatagtataaagtATAAGCatgtttgttttcaaaaaaaaaaaaaagaaagtttaaTACGGAGTAGCATAAATTGAAAGATTTGCCGTAGTATTTTGAATTTGCAGATAATCCAATTTGCAGATAATCCGGAGACAACCCGAAAATCACGAGGTGAGAGCTCTCTCCCCTTCGACCTTCGTTTATGAACCCAAAAAATGGCTACTTCACTCACCAAAGTCGCCTCTCTCCTTCGTTCAACAACTCTCACTCACAGATTCCCTTCTCTCTCTCCACTCCCATCCCGAATCCCTCTTCTTCTTGCCCCCAAACCCGAGGTCCCTTAAATCCACTCTACTTTGTTTCTTCACTTGTTTCTTCTCTCAATTTATCATGCCCATTTTTTGTTTGTATCTATTTTGCAGGTTCTGAGTCGTCCTAGGTTCGTATCCTTATCGATGGCTTCAGGGTCGAAAGAATCGCCTTCCAATAACCCAGGTCTTCATGCTAACCCTGATGAAGCTACAAAAGGTTACTTCTTGCAGCAAACTGTAAGCCCTGTCCTTCAATGTTGTCCTCATTATGTGCGATATATTATGCTTTTTAGCTATTTATgttggtttatttatttattttgttatgatAGGAATGTATAATAGTTAGTGTCTTCTAAATTCGTGTCAGAAATCTTGCCAGTATTGGACATTCACTTTGTTACTTCACTTTTCTAGTAGTTTAAGAATCCTAGATATAGAAGGATTCCAATAGTGTAATCTTCATGCAATCCAATAGAGTGTTCATTGTTCAATCCAATATCAATATACAGTTCATAGAATTCTGTTCTATTGGAATGCCTATAATATATCTCTCGTATTCTTGGGTTATTCTCTCTTTTTGCTCTGGCCTTGCTTGTGGGTGGTGGCCCTTTGTTACCTGCACCATCCCATAATTTCACTTAGTGTCTAAcatatttctttgatttttttggtgaGCTCAgatgtttaggattaaggaccCAAAAGTCAGTCTTCAGTTCTACTCCAAAGTGTTGGGCATGTCGTAAGTCTTCTTGCCTTGTCCTAGGATTTTCTGTTCTCCCTTCTGTTCATGGTTATGTGCATTTAtgatattgttagaattattcATGCAGATTGCATTTTGTGTTATAATGGTAAATTTGCTGAATTGGAGTCAAAAATTTTAATCTTTGTTGGCTATGCTAATGTGTTTGTTGTGGAATTGGCCTTTCTCAATGCGGTAACATCATGCCTGTTTATTACTTGGGAGTTTGGGCTGTGGGGATGGGGGTGATTGCTGTTGTGTGGTGGCATTATTCATGACTTAGAAATGAAGGATTCTCTGGCAAGAATCTTGTTCATGTTGCAGTTTTTGAACTTCAACTGTGTACAGGAAtacaaagtattttttttttctatttataataatgtCTTTTGAGGCAGGAGTGCAGTCTTGTTATTCCCAATAAGAATTTATATTAGTATGTGTGTATGAATCATCATGCAGTGATTATCTGTGTGTATTTGGTTGTAATCTTTAAAGTTATGTTTGCAAAATTATCCAAATGGAAAAAAGtcagaaaagaaaaatgtaatgaGGAATTTTACAtactgtattattttattttattttacaattgtaGATTGTTGAAGAGATTAGATTTTCCGGAGATGAAATTTACCTTGTACTTCTTGGGATATGAGGTAAGGAACTGAACTCATTTTGGAAGCATATTTCACAGTTCTTACAAACTTAAGCAAATTTCTGTAATTTGTATGGTTAGAACACATCATCAGCTCCCAGTGATCCTGCTGAACGTGTTGCTTGGACTTTTGGTCAAAAAGCTACTTTAGAGCTTACACAGTAGGCCCCATCTTTATTAAATTGCACATTTTGAATTTACCCAACTCTGCTAGCAGAAGTCTATATTTGCTAACTGTTAAATTCTTTTTGTAGTAATTGGGGTACTGAGAGTGACCCGGATTTCAAAGGTTACCACAGTGGCAATACAGAACCTCGTGGCTTTGGTAAGCAGACGACTTGTCATTTCATgctaatttctttattttaagttcaatatacatatttgtgtattttcacttcagtttctttaattttatttttgttttgttatttatgtagttttttttttttttttgcttctcaTAAGTTTTTTAAAGGCTTTCTTAGCTTAGCCTCAGTTTTCTTCTTGAATATAGACATGCATAATTGCAGCTCACTTCTAATTGTATGTTTTGAATCTTTCAGATCTCCTGTCCTTTAATTTGTCACCTAATTTCTTCTGTATCAGATTAGTCCATctagtttaaaatttaattattcatgGATAGTAAAACCTTTTATGAAGCAGTTAATAGGATTATGcctatattttttatttctgtGTGAAATAATATCCTCTAGACATATAGGATAGAcccctttttttcttcataCTGGAATGCCATCAGGCTTATTGAGCTCCACTGTGTTGAATATACCTTATGTTGCAAATATATGCAAAAGGATGCATTGAATGTGAGCTATGACATCATAATTTTGATAAGGTTTCCACGAAACTTCTGGAAAATATGTAACGCTAAATGTTTATTTGAGGTTGGAAAGGTGCAAAAGTACATTCTTTACGAGGCTACCTAATAAATTGAAGATGGGTGTTTTCATCAAAAAACTGGATACTATATTTCCTCGGATGATTTTAGATATGTGGCTGAAATTAAAGGGTCTTAATGCTTTCTGCTGACCTATTGCAGGTGTATTTAATACTATTTCTTTACTCCACTTTCTTTTTACAGATTCAACATGCTAGAAATTACATTGTTCATGAATGATTCTCAAACACTAAACTTGAAAACAGTgctatttgtttaatttaggtTCATGTTTCTAGGGATTAGTGCATATGAGTCAATCTCTTTGAATATGTAagatcttatttattattttagtaaaattcaATATTTACTATGAAGTATTGCAgttgaaattttgatttttttttttcgtgcttCCAGGACACATTGGTGTCACTGTTGATGATGTCTACAAGGCTTGTGAGAGATTTGAGAGACTTGGTGTGGAATTTGTAAAGAAACCTACCGATGGTAATCTAGCCTTCTTAatttgttcaaacaagttttgATGCCTTTCATGCAcaaatagtaaaattaaataattattgccTGATTGTGGATGAATGCATTCTACTAAGtactaaataattataatagtaa from Ipomoea triloba cultivar NCNSP0323 chromosome 7, ASM357664v1 encodes:
- the LOC116025992 gene encoding lactoylglutathione lyase isoform X1, whose product is MATSLTKVASLLRSTTLTHRFPSLSPLPSRIPLLLAPKPEVLSRPRFVSLSMASGSKESPSNNPGLHANPDEATKGYFLQQTMFRIKDPKVSLQFYSKVLGMSLLKRLDFPEMKFTLYFLGYENTSSAPSDPAERVAWTFGQKATLELTHNWGTESDPDFKGYHSGNTEPRGFGHIGVTVDDVYKACERFERLGVEFVKKPTDGKIQHIAFIKDPDGYWIEIFDTQKIKDATSGAF
- the LOC116025992 gene encoding lactoylglutathione lyase isoform X2, translated to MASGSKESPSNNPGLHANPDEATKGYFLQQTMFRIKDPKVSLQFYSKVLGMSLLKRLDFPEMKFTLYFLGYENTSSAPSDPAERVAWTFGQKATLELTHNWGTESDPDFKGYHSGNTEPRGFGHIGVTVDDVYKACERFERLGVEFVKKPTDGKIQHIAFIKDPDGYWIEIFDTQKIKDATSGAF